The sequence AAAAAGAACCGGGTACGCTTTTTTCGTACTCGGTTCTTTTGGGGATTCATACTCTATGCATTATCTTAATGACATTGCTCACACGAGGTCTTTTTTTGTTCCCAATTATTCCAACCTGAATATCATCGAATGTGATAAGTGGTAAGTAAGATGATTGACAGATATTATATAAATTGTTATATTCATCTTGTAATATTTTGTTGAATAAGGTCGAATAAAGGAGAAATGTAAAATGAAAGCAACTGGAATTGTTAGAAAAGTGGACGAGCTCGGCAGAGTGGTAATACCTAAGGAATTGCGCCGTACTTTGGAAATTAACGAGAGAGCTCCCTTAGAAGTATTCGTCGAAAATGATCATATCATTCTCCGTAAATATGAACCTGGCTGCACGTTTTGCGGAAGTACTGATGAGTTAACTAACTTCAGGGGAAAAAATGTTTGTAAAGAATGTCGTACAGCCATGAGTCAAAAAGTAGTCTGAAATAATGTTTTATAGGTTATGTTAGCCGCTCCTCCTTGGAGTGAACGTTTTTTGTTCACCTATCGTGACTTAGGCCAGGATAGGTGATTTTCAGCATATCATATATCGGAGGGAAATTATGCGCGTTAGCTGTGCCTGTGGGAACACAGAATTATTTTCAAATAAAATGGTGCATTTTGAAGTTGATTTAATTAGGATTTCTACAGACAGCAAAACATTGGTAATATCTGTGGTATGCAAGTTATGCGGCAATGAATCGGAAAGAATACTAATGGGAAATTGATGCGTAATACTTTATCGGACTGAAGTTACAAAAAAATACTTGAATGCATGAGTAAAGCCTTCACTTTAGTTAATGAGTGAAGGCTTATTTGTTAGTTTTGCCTATTATTTTAATCCGAAGTAAAGGAAGCACGGCTGTAAGAATTGGCGAGACACTACTTTTTACGTAATAGTAATGTTGCCTGGGTGTGTCGAAGGTCATGAAACAACTTATATAGTCTTCAGCTGTAAGAGGTATTGTAAAATGCCCAAGCTATTGACAGCGCTGCTGGAAAAGGACGCACAGCCATTAACCGGGCAGCTTTTTTCTTTTGGAACAATAGTTACGATAAATGAATAATATGTTAATAGATTATAATGAGGGAGCTGTTTGGATGGATCGTTACGGCAAATTGGATGAATTCGGTTATTATGTATTGCCAAGCAATATAAGCGGGAGTGTAAACATATCCCTTGAATCAGCGGTCACGGATTTAGCTTCTACTAAAATACACTCCGATAGAGATCATGCCGTATTATTAACTGCGACTGTTGGCTACCAGGCTGTAACCGATGGCACAGGATTAAGCAGGGTTAATGTATTATTTAAAATCTTGCGTGGCAGTACTGTGGTTTTCAGTGCTAATGATACTGCGGAAAGTACTTCCGATCAGAAGAAAGTTACTAGCTTTACTCATGTCGATACCGGCTTTACGGCATCAAGACATTACAAATATGTTCTTACTGCTGAGTTGCCGGATACTGGCAGTGCAG is a genomic window of Pelorhabdus rhamnosifermentans containing:
- a CDS encoding AbrB/MazE/SpoVT family DNA-binding domain-containing protein; the protein is MKATGIVRKVDELGRVVIPKELRRTLEINERAPLEVFVENDHIILRKYEPGCTFCGSTDELTNFRGKNVCKECRTAMSQKVV